The window GGATCTCCGGCCGCCGGACCACCGTTTTCGTCAATTTCGACATAGCCTACACCAACCAGGACAATGAGCTGGTAGCCTCCTGCCGCCAGACGGCGCTGGTGACTAAAAATGACTGATACGATTAGATTTGATGACCTCGCCGTGGGAACCGAGATACCGTCGCTGGTGAAGAATCCGACGTCGCGGCAACTGGTGATGTACGCCGGGGCTTCCGGCGATTACAATCCCATCCATTACGACCGTGACGCCGCCGCGGCGCGCGGTTTGCCCGACATAGTAGTCCACGGGCAACTGGTCAGCGCCTGCCTGATGCAACTGCTGTCCGATTGGTTGGGTGACGCCGGCTCCATCAAGAGGTTCTCGGTCAGCTACAAGGCCATGACCTTCCCCGGTGAACCGTTCACCTGCCGGGGCACGGTCACCAAGGTGCCGGATACCGGCGATAAATTGGTGACTCTCAGCATCTGGGCAGAAAACCCTCGGGGTGAGAAGACCGTCTCTGGGACAGCAGTGGTTGAGTTTTTTCCAAGTGCGACTGCCGCCTGATCCAGTTAGTCAGTTTGTTTTCCGTCGCTCCAACAATCAGTGATAAAAGTCCTGAAAACCGGATTGAGAAGTGTGTCCCAACTTATCATGACCGTCAGCAGTATCTGTGTCGGTACCTCGGGTTGGAGCTATCCCAGCGGCGAGGGCACCTGGAACGGCTATTTTTACCCGCCGGGCACGAAAAACGAGCTTGGTTTCTATAGCCAGGTCTTCGATTGCGTCGAAATCAACAGCTCTTTCTACTCTCCGGTGAACCCCGCCAACGCCGAAAATTGGGTACGGAAGACGCCGGACTACTTCAAGTTCACCGCCAAGCTGTGGCAGAAATTCACCCATCCGAAGATGTTCGAAAGCGCTACCGGCGAGGTGGCCGCGATATCGCAAGATGATGTCGAACAATACCGCAAGGGCATCGAACCGTTATTCCGGGCGGGCAAGCTGGGGGCGGTGCTGGCGCAATTTCCTCCCGGTTTCGTGAACGACCGCTCCGGCAGACAGATTCTCGAAGCCGTACTGAACACTTTTGCCGATTATCCGCTGGCCGTCGAGCTCAGGCATAAAAGCTGGAGCGATGACCCGGATACGGCGGAACTGCTGACTCAGGCTGATGCCGCCTGGGTGCAGATCGATGAACCGCAATTCAGCTTCTCCATCGCCAGAGAATTACCTTCAACCTCAAGCATGGCCTACTTCCGTTTCCATGGCCGCAATACCGCCGACTGGTGGACGGGAAATAACGAGACCCGCTACCGTTACCTGTATTCCGGAACCGAGATCGATGAACTGGCCGTAAACGTAGCAGCCGCCGCCGAAAAAAGCACCACGATGTTCGCGTTCTTCAATAATCACTGGCAGGGCTACGCACCGCGGAATGCCGTAGACTTGAAAAAGGCCGTCCAAGCGAAACTGATGTTTGACGAGTAACTCCCCGGAAAAAATATCGGATCGGGCTGGGGGGGCGGTTGCCAATCACACCCATTTTCAAGCATAATGTCAGCAATATGGGCTATTATCTTGGATTAGACATCGGATCGGTCAACGTCAAACTCTGCCTTGTCGACGAAGAGGGGCGGGTCGTCAAACGTGATACCGAAAAAATAGCCTCCGACGCCCGTTCCGCGGCGAGCGCGCTGCTTGGCCGGCTGGAACAGATTGACAGCGTTATCGGCGCCAGCGCTTCCGGCTCAGGTAAGGGTATCATCCCCGAGGAATGGGGCTGGGGTGAGCATTCCAGTCCGCTGGCCGTGGCCTCGGGTGTGCTTCGCGACCATCCGGACGCAAGGACCATCATCCAGATCGGCGGTCAGAGTTCATTGGTCATCAGCCTGGAAGACGGTCTTGATAAGCCCTGGAAAGTAACTTCCAATCCCCTTTGTGCCGCCGGCACCGGCCGTTTCCTGGAGCAGCAGGCTTACCGGCTGGGCATCACCATGGACGAACTGGCACGGACGGCGCTGGCCCACGAGGGACCGGTACCCCGTATAGCCGCCCGTTGCAGCGTTTTCGCCAAGAGCGATCTCATCCACCTGCAGCAAAAAGGCGTCTCCCTGTCCGCCATGCTGTATGCCCTGTGCGAGAGCATCGCCCGGATGATCATCTCCTTGAAGAAAGAGCCCTTCGAAACGCCGATATACCTGGTTGGCGGCGTCGCCGCCAACGGCGCAGTTCTCCGGGCTTTGAACAATCTTCTGACAACTAAAATCGGACGTCCCGTTTCGGTAGCCGTACCTCAGGACTGCCTCCACACCGAAGCCCTGGGCGCGGCGCTCCTGTCCAGGGGACATCGCTCCGAGGTGAAACCCATCCCGGCCGTGCAGCAGCAGCAGCGCTATTTTGAGACCGAACCGCTTGTGCGCCATGCCACGCCGGCACCCGCGGAATTACAGCCGGTGGCCGGGG is drawn from Dehalogenimonas sp. THU2 and contains these coding sequences:
- a CDS encoding MaoC/PaaZ C-terminal domain-containing protein is translated as MTDTIRFDDLAVGTEIPSLVKNPTSRQLVMYAGASGDYNPIHYDRDAAAARGLPDIVVHGQLVSACLMQLLSDWLGDAGSIKRFSVSYKAMTFPGEPFTCRGTVTKVPDTGDKLVTLSIWAENPRGEKTVSGTAVVEFFPSATAA
- a CDS encoding DUF72 domain-containing protein, whose translation is MSQLIMTVSSICVGTSGWSYPSGEGTWNGYFYPPGTKNELGFYSQVFDCVEINSSFYSPVNPANAENWVRKTPDYFKFTAKLWQKFTHPKMFESATGEVAAISQDDVEQYRKGIEPLFRAGKLGAVLAQFPPGFVNDRSGRQILEAVLNTFADYPLAVELRHKSWSDDPDTAELLTQADAAWVQIDEPQFSFSIARELPSTSSMAYFRFHGRNTADWWTGNNETRYRYLYSGTEIDELAVNVAAAAEKSTTMFAFFNNHWQGYAPRNAVDLKKAVQAKLMFDE